From a region of the Malania oleifera isolate guangnan ecotype guangnan chromosome 12, ASM2987363v1, whole genome shotgun sequence genome:
- the LOC131145217 gene encoding probable xyloglucan endotransglucosylase/hydrolase protein 23: MSMASSLLSSSNVVKMLLFSLMFGSSVVLLSSATDFYENFDITWGDGRAQILNNGDLLTLSLDKASGSGFQSKQEYLFGKIDMQLKLVPGNSAGTVTAYYLSSQGSTHDEIDFEFLGNLSGDPYILHTNVFGQGKGNREQQFYLWFDPTADFHTYSILWNPQAIIFSVDGTPIREFKNMESMGVPFPKNQPMRIYSSLWNADDWATRGGLVKADWTQAPFTASYRNYNADACVCSSGASSCSSHPSSSTSGTANSWLTQELDSTSRERLKWVQQNYMIYNYCTDTKRFPQGLPPECTSSMP; encoded by the exons ATGTCCATGGCTTCGTCTCTGCTTTCTTCTTCAAATGTTGTGAAGATGCTGCTGTTCTCTCTTATGTTCGGCTCTTCAGTAGTACTCCTCTCGTCTGCAACCGACTTCTACGAGAACTTTGACATCACTTGGGGAGACGGTCGTGCTCAAATTCTCAACAATGGCGACCTTCTCACCCTTTCCCTCGACAAAGCCTCTGGCTCTGGTTTTCAATCCAAGCAGGAGTACCTATTCGGCAAGATCGACATGCAGCTCAAGCTTGTCCCCGGTAACTCCGCAGGCACCGTCACTGCCTACTAT TTGTCGTCCCAAGGATCGACCCACGACGAGATAGACTTCGAATTCTTGGGGAACTTGAGTGGAGATCCCTACATTCTTCATACCAATGTTTTCGGCCAAGGCAAAGGCAACAGGGAGCAGCAATTCTATTTGTGGTTTGATCCCACTGCTGACTTTCACACCTATTCCATCCTCTGGAATCCTCAAGCCATAAT CTTCTCTGTGGATGGCACGCCTATTAGGGAATTCAAGAACATGGAATCAATGGGTGTTCCCTTTCCTAAAAATCAGCCGATGAGAATATACTCCAGTCTTTGGAATGCGGATGATTGGGCCACAAGAGGTGGGCTGGTGAAGGCAGACTGGACCCAAGCACCCTTCACCGCCTCCTACAGGAATTACAATGCTGATGCTTGTGTGTGTTCATCCGGAGCATCTTCATGTAGTTCACATCCATCTTCTTCAACCTCTGGTACAGCGAATTCGTGGCTCACTCAGGAATTGGATTCTACAAGTCGAGAAAGACTAAAATGGGTTCAGCAAAACTACATGATTTACAATTATTGCACGGACACGAAGCGCTTCCCACAAGGTCTCCCTCCAGAGTGCACCTCCAGCATGCCTTAA
- the LOC131143960 gene encoding xyloglucan endotransglucosylase/hydrolase protein 22-like: protein MILEPYLLQEKIVAVDTERFHLYASLVSRYCSEIMLPFNEDGAQRVLVVGYWCGYVVRAESLGSTHDEIDFEFLGNLSGDPYILHTNVFGQGKGNREQQFYLWFDPTADFHTYSILWNPQAIIFSVDGTPIREFKNMESMGVPFPKNQPMRIYSSLWNADDWATRGGLVKADWTQAPFTASYKNYIADACVWSSGASSCSSPPSSSTSGTANSWLTQELDSTSQERLKWVQQNYMIYNYCTDTKRFPQGLPPECTSSMP from the exons ATGATTCTAGAACCTTACCTATTACAAGAAAAGATTGTGGCGGTGGATACTGAACGGTTCCATCTGTATGCTTCTTTGGTTTCACGATATTGTTCTGAGATCATGTTACCATTCAATGAGGATGGTGCTCAAAGAGTTCTTGTAGTTGGTTATTGGTGTGGTTATGTGGTGAGAGCAGAGTCGCTGG GATCGACCCACGACGAGATAGACTTCGAATTCTTGGGGAACTTGAGTGGAGATCCCTACATTCTTCATACCAATGTTTTCGGCCAAGGCAAAGGCAATAGGGAGCAGCAATTCTATTTGTGGTTTGATCCCACTGCTGACTTTCACACCTATTCCATCCTCTGGAATCCTCAAGCCATAAT CTTCTCTGTGGATGGCACGCCTATTAGGGAATTCAAGAACATGGAATCAATGGGTGTTCCCTTTCCTAAAAATCAGCCGATGAGAATATACTCCAGTCTTTGGAATGCGGATGATTGGGCCACAAGAGGTGGGCTGGTGAAGGCAGACTGGACCCAAGCACCCTTCACCGCCTCCTACAAGAATTACATTGCTGATGCTTGTGTGTGGTCCTCCGGAGCATCTTCATGTAGTTCACCTCCATCTTCTTCAACCTCTGGTACTGCGAATTCGTGGCTCACTCAGGAGTTGGATTCTACAAGTCAAGAAAGACTAAAATGGGTTCAGCAAAACTACATGATTTACAATTATTGCACGGACACGAAGCGCTTCCCACAAGGTCTCCCTCCAGAGTGCACCTCCAGCATGCCTTAA